tgtatttttgcaCCAGGGCTCGACTTAAACTAAGGGgtacaaaagggttgtagacttgagcggtggctgatcacgcctcagcccttagcgttacttaatactaacttacagatacgcgcgcgggggggggggggggggggaggagtgTGGGAGGTGACGGGGAATATGAGGTCGGAAGGGTTGATATGGCGAGGGGAGGGTGGTGTAgtgtgacggggagtgtgtgGTAGacagggttggtattgcgaggggaggagcagatcggtcgtagaatgcaggctaacctggtgtcgtcggcgtgtgtgtgtgggtgtctCGAGGTGTGGTGGAGGGTAGCTGGGTGTATCGGTGTGTGTGTCGGTGactctccctctttctttctctctctctctctctctctttcgctcttaGGTTTGGTCTACGCCGGTGTGGCTGCTGCTACTGCCGTGCTCGTACTGAATCTCgcgctcggctctgccgagcgtcgggggGCTTCGATGATGTTCGGgtctttcccgacgggacagggctcacccgttcggctcttccccgcgggtttggggtttgttgtgacttgcactctaggtgcaacgtcacactACTGTAAAGATGTACTTGTCACTTTGCCATAATAAAGAAATACTTCTATAAAATTCAAACCTTTTGTCACACTGCAAATCTTTCTTTAGTAAAATTAATAGCATCAAAcctattattatcgttatactACATATAGTATCCGGCAAAGATTCTGGATACTAGACGGCAGAAATCAAATACGTAAAGTCGTGCAACGTTGCGTGCGATGCATCCGGTTTCGGGCTAAACCAGAGACGTACAAGATGGCCGACTCACCAAAATCTAGAGTAGACAGTGCACCGCCGTTCTACCACACGGGAGTAGATTATTTCGGTCCGATACtcgcaaaagaaaagaaacatcGGAATCGGAGCAGCATTAAAGTCTACGGCTGCGTATTTCTTTGCATGTCGACTAAAGCTATTCATATCGAGATCGCAAGCGATCTGTCAACAGACGCGTTCATAGTGGCTTTACCACGATTCGTCAGTCGTCGGGGCATTCCGGGCCATATCTATTCGGACAACGGGACGAATTTCGTCGGCGCGAACAGTCAACTTCGTGAATTTTACGCTGTCAGAGAGTCCGAAGACTTCCGTTCTCAACTGTACGAATTTACGTCGACCAGAAAAATTGAGTGGCATTTCAATCCGCCCCTCTCACCTCATTTCGGGGGTATTTGGGAGGCGGCTGTAAAATCTTGGAAACACCATCTTAAACGCGTCATGTGCGATCTTTTGTTTACGTACGAAGAATTGACTACTCTGGCAATCGAGATTGAGGGCATTCTCAATTTGCGCCCATTGTGCCCTATTTTCACAGATCGAAACGATCCAATTGCTTTAACCCCCGCGCACTTTCTTGTTGGAAGACTGCTCACGATGCTGCCGGAAAATGATCTTTCGCTTGTTCCAGACAACCGAATATCCTCGTGGCAACTGATCACTAAGACACGACAAGAATCCTGGCGCCAGTG
This is a stretch of genomic DNA from Neodiprion fabricii isolate iyNeoFabr1 chromosome 2, iyNeoFabr1.1, whole genome shotgun sequence. It encodes these proteins:
- the LOC124174770 gene encoding uncharacterized protein LOC124174770, yielding MADSPKSRVDSAPPFYHTGVDYFGPILAKEKKHRNRSSIKVYGCVFLCMSTKAIHIEIASDLSTDAFIVALPRFVSRRGIPGHIYSDNGTNFVGANSQLREFYAVRESEDFRSQLYEFTSTRKIEWHFNPPLSPHFGGIWEAAVKSWKHHLKRVMCDLLFTYEELTTLAIEIEGILNLRPLCPIFTDRNDPIALTPAHFLVGRLLTMLPENDLSLVPDNRISSWQLITKTRQESWRQWQLEYLSELQKRQKWINPTENIALDTVVLLIDKNQPCMQWRLGRVVELHPGDDGVVRVVTVKTTRGLYKRNTRSICALPISA